Proteins co-encoded in one Malus sylvestris chromosome 9, drMalSylv7.2, whole genome shotgun sequence genomic window:
- the LOC126633916 gene encoding uncharacterized protein LOC126633916, whose protein sequence is INFLLPSGNVSRFHRIPMAETWRFYTVPPNVWLIWFLSNKGLQHFTRWGIAQSCSKECRDSHYSLVGCTCAPAFQFQDFELAKTLRPCFSLS, encoded by the exons ATCAACTTCTTGTTGCCATCTGGGAACGTGTCGCGCTTTCATCGCATACCGATGGCTGAAACCTGGCGTTTT TACACAGTGCCTCCAAATGTGTGGTTAATTTGGTTCCTTTCCAACAAAGGACTACAACATTTCACTAGATGGGGCATTGCTCAAAGCTGCTCCAAGGAATGCCGAGACTCTCACTACTCTCTTGTAGGATGTACTTGTGCACCTGCATTTCAGTTCCAGGACTTCGAGTTGGCAAAAACGCTCCGACCTTGTTTCTCTCTTTCCTAG
- the LOC126583072 gene encoding AP2-like ethylene-responsive transcription factor At1g16060 isoform X1, which yields MAKTSQKKQNSTSGSTNNSTTTTTTTSSTATTTTKGKRTQKSVRRDSPPQRSSVFRGVTRLYHIHGYMHRWTGRFEAHLWDKNCWNESQNKKGRQVYLGAYDDEEAAGRAYDLAALKYWGRDTILNFPLSTYQEELIELESQSKEEYIGSLRRKSSGFSRGVSKYRGVARHHQNGRWEARIGRVYGNKYLYLGTYATQEEAAIAYDMAAIEYRGLNAVTNFDLSRYIKSLCPDNTNGPNDAQQNPNGDLHQMQNPNGVLNQMHNPDYKPELEIMPDHTSSSSASESTVVLPRSENGSSASSALGLLLQSPKFKEMLERSSVTECSPTLSEPEIRRRIFPDDIQTYFDCQDLNSFAEGDDIIFGDLRSFTSPVFHCELDA from the exons ATGGCGAAAACCTCACAGAAAAAGCAGAACAGTACTTCTGGAAGCACTAAcaacagcaccaccaccacaaccaccacTAGCAGTActgctacaacaacaacaaagggcAAGCGGACACAGAAAAGCGTTCGCCGTGACTCTCCGCCCCAGCGGAGCTCCGTCTTCCGTGGTGTCACGAGGTTATATCATATTCATGGATACAT GCATCGATGGACGGGTCGATTCGAAGCTCATTTGTGGGATAAGAATTGCTGGAATGAGTCGCAGAACAAGAAAGGAAGACAAG TCTATCTAG GGGCATATGATGACGAAGAAGCTGCTGGACGTGCTTATGACTTGGCAGCATTAAAGTACTGGGGACGAGATACAATCCTCAATTTCCCA TTATCCACTTATCAAGAAGAGCTCATAGAACTGGAGAGCCAGTCGAAAGAAGAATACATTGGATCATTGCGAAG GAAAAGTAGTGGATTTTCCCGCGGGGTTTCAAAGTATAGAGGCGTGGCAAG ACACCATCAAAATGGAAGATGGGAAGCTCGAATTGGCAGAGTATATGGAAACAAATACCTTTACCTTGGAACCTACG CTACACAAGAAGAAGCAGCCATAGCATATGACATGGCAGCAATAGAGTACCGTGGACTTAATGCCGTTACAAACTTTGATCTTAGCCGTTACATCAAGTCTCTGTGCCCAGATAATACAAACGGGCCTAACGACGCTCAACAAAACCCTAACGGTGACCTCCATCAAATGCAAAACCCTAATGGTGTCCTCAATCAAATGCACAACCCTGACTATAAACCAGAACTGGAGATCATGCCTGACCACACGAGTTCGAGTAGCGCTAGTGAGTCAACCGTAGTTTTGCCACGGTCAGAAAATGGTTCATCGGCGTCATCCGCACTAGGGCTCTTGCTACAATCTCCTAAGTTTAAAGAAATGCTCGAGAGATCCTCTGTTACGGAATGCTCTCCAACTCTTTCAGAGCCGGAAATACGTAGACGCATTTTTCCCGATGACATTCAAACGTATTTTGATTGCCAAGACTTGAACAGCTTTGCGGAAGGAGACGACATTATTTTTGGTGACTTACGATCGTTTACTTCACCTGTTTTTCACTGTGAACTCGATGCATGA
- the LOC126583072 gene encoding AP2-like ethylene-responsive transcription factor At1g16060 isoform X2 yields MAKTSQKKQNSTSGSTNNSTTTTTTTSSTATTTTKGKRTQKSVRRDSPPQRSSVFRGVTRHRWTGRFEAHLWDKNCWNESQNKKGRQVYLGAYDDEEAAGRAYDLAALKYWGRDTILNFPLSTYQEELIELESQSKEEYIGSLRRKSSGFSRGVSKYRGVARHHQNGRWEARIGRVYGNKYLYLGTYATQEEAAIAYDMAAIEYRGLNAVTNFDLSRYIKSLCPDNTNGPNDAQQNPNGDLHQMQNPNGVLNQMHNPDYKPELEIMPDHTSSSSASESTVVLPRSENGSSASSALGLLLQSPKFKEMLERSSVTECSPTLSEPEIRRRIFPDDIQTYFDCQDLNSFAEGDDIIFGDLRSFTSPVFHCELDA; encoded by the exons ATGGCGAAAACCTCACAGAAAAAGCAGAACAGTACTTCTGGAAGCACTAAcaacagcaccaccaccacaaccaccacTAGCAGTActgctacaacaacaacaaagggcAAGCGGACACAGAAAAGCGTTCGCCGTGACTCTCCGCCCCAGCGGAGCTCCGTCTTCCGTGGTGTCACGAG GCATCGATGGACGGGTCGATTCGAAGCTCATTTGTGGGATAAGAATTGCTGGAATGAGTCGCAGAACAAGAAAGGAAGACAAG TCTATCTAG GGGCATATGATGACGAAGAAGCTGCTGGACGTGCTTATGACTTGGCAGCATTAAAGTACTGGGGACGAGATACAATCCTCAATTTCCCA TTATCCACTTATCAAGAAGAGCTCATAGAACTGGAGAGCCAGTCGAAAGAAGAATACATTGGATCATTGCGAAG GAAAAGTAGTGGATTTTCCCGCGGGGTTTCAAAGTATAGAGGCGTGGCAAG ACACCATCAAAATGGAAGATGGGAAGCTCGAATTGGCAGAGTATATGGAAACAAATACCTTTACCTTGGAACCTACG CTACACAAGAAGAAGCAGCCATAGCATATGACATGGCAGCAATAGAGTACCGTGGACTTAATGCCGTTACAAACTTTGATCTTAGCCGTTACATCAAGTCTCTGTGCCCAGATAATACAAACGGGCCTAACGACGCTCAACAAAACCCTAACGGTGACCTCCATCAAATGCAAAACCCTAATGGTGTCCTCAATCAAATGCACAACCCTGACTATAAACCAGAACTGGAGATCATGCCTGACCACACGAGTTCGAGTAGCGCTAGTGAGTCAACCGTAGTTTTGCCACGGTCAGAAAATGGTTCATCGGCGTCATCCGCACTAGGGCTCTTGCTACAATCTCCTAAGTTTAAAGAAATGCTCGAGAGATCCTCTGTTACGGAATGCTCTCCAACTCTTTCAGAGCCGGAAATACGTAGACGCATTTTTCCCGATGACATTCAAACGTATTTTGATTGCCAAGACTTGAACAGCTTTGCGGAAGGAGACGACATTATTTTTGGTGACTTACGATCGTTTACTTCACCTGTTTTTCACTGTGAACTCGATGCATGA